From Patescibacteria group bacterium, a single genomic window includes:
- a CDS encoding DUF4230 domain-containing protein produces MKKFIYAVVIVFLIFAAGLFIGWWATRSVGQTKVSSQSILTALRDRGFLVTQTNVLNESIKISTQQDTFWQRLLWGQVINAYGVVEVNTGVDLAKLKEEDIKINGNKITVYIPSVEIFNSRLVGDITLQNSQGILKRIFENDNGYNQAMNELIKQATDAVSAPGQMTAANQKSIDEVARLVGYISEGKEVGVEVR; encoded by the coding sequence ATGAAAAAATTCATTTACGCTGTCGTTATCGTCTTTTTAATTTTTGCAGCCGGCCTATTTATCGGCTGGTGGGCCACAAGAAGTGTTGGCCAGACAAAGGTCTCAAGCCAGTCAATCCTCACCGCCCTGCGCGACCGCGGATTTTTGGTTACGCAGACAAATGTTTTGAATGAGTCCATAAAAATTTCCACCCAGCAGGACACTTTTTGGCAACGGCTTTTGTGGGGGCAGGTGATAAACGCGTATGGGGTGGTTGAAGTAAATACCGGAGTTGATCTGGCCAAGCTTAAGGAAGAAGATATAAAAATCAATGGAAACAAAATCACGGTTTACATTCCTTCCGTGGAAATTTTTAATTCGCGGTTGGTGGGGGATATTACTCTGCAAAACAGCCAGGGGATTTTGAAACGCATTTTTGAAAATGATAACGGCTACAATCAGGCCATGAATGAACTGATAAAACAGGCGACGGATGCAGTTTCGGCTCCGGGACAGATGACTGCTGCCAATCAGAAATCAATAGACGAGGTGGCGCGATTGGTGGGCTATATTTCGGAGGGGAAAGAGGTTGGGGTGGAGGTGAGGTAG
- a CDS encoding TspO/MBR family protein, with protein sequence MRFKANYIIIPLATIATMVAGGLVTYFNMGWYRSINLPTFTPSGGFIGAVWTVLFILTAISALIAMSKAWGRRKTGIGAALVVNALLNVFWSVLFFGLHLLGPAVWEAGLLGISVLVLIVMIWPISKFAAWLLVPYLAWVGFATFLTYSVMRLN encoded by the coding sequence ATGCGTTTTAAAGCCAATTACATAATCATTCCACTGGCCACGATTGCCACGATGGTAGCGGGCGGTTTGGTGACGTATTTCAACATGGGCTGGTATCGGTCCATAAATTTGCCCACATTTACCCCATCCGGCGGTTTTATTGGCGCGGTTTGGACGGTTTTGTTCATTCTGACCGCCATTTCGGCCCTAATTGCCATGAGTAAGGCCTGGGGGCGGAGAAAGACAGGTATCGGCGCGGCGCTCGTCGTTAATGCCCTTTTAAACGTGTTCTGGAGCGTGTTGTTCTTTGGTCTGCATCTGCTTGGCCCGGCTGTCTGGGAGGCCGGTTTATTGGGCATTTCCGTGTTGGTTTTGATTGTGATGATTTGGCCGATTTCCAAATTCGCGGCCTGGCTTTTGGTGCCATATCTGGCCTGGGTGGGGTTTGCGACTTTTTTGACATATAGTGTAATGAGATTAAACTAA